The Manis javanica isolate MJ-LG chromosome 14, MJ_LKY, whole genome shotgun sequence genomic interval atagatctcactagatccctagaaaattggagactgaatatagcaagcgagaaggtccaaaaatctagtgttagcaaattcctaggagcaaccatttacacagatgtaatttgcccccaaaagcttgagataagacataatcaattgcgaaatttgaatgacttccaaaaactcctaggagatattaattggttgcgcccatacttaaagatacccaccactgaattgactccactatttaaaaccctagaaggagacccacaactaacgtcaccgcgctccctcacacctgaggcattacaagccattcgcaaagtagaacaggctttgatgacagcacaattaaatagagtgcaatcgaatgaaccctttgagttgtgtgtgcttcccaccccggagctgccaacagcagttttatggcagcacggcccactgatctggatccatccccaagcctctcaggctaggacaatagagtactatccggcagccgtggccaaacttgctttgagaggagtaaaaacctccatgacacatttcggagaggctccagctaaaattataaccccttacagcgtagaacagatacaagtattatgtgctatgaacgatgattgggccatacttgcttacagtttctcaggaaactttgataatcatttccctaaacatcccctcatcaacttcgccaaaaatcatctagtatttcctcgggtcactagcctaaccccgctgcctcatggaaaaacagtttacacggacgggtctaagacaggcacaggtgcctatgtccatgatggcaaagttgtgacaaaaggctacacgcctgacactccacaaatagtggaatgtcgcatagtcttagaggtcctacaaatctttcctgaacctttaaatattgtgtctgactcctgttatgtagttaatgcagtcaaatctctagaagtggccgggctaatcaaagcatccagcccagtagccactttgttcaaacagatacaatcagcactacttcataggcaatctcctttgtatataactcatatcagagcacattcaggccttcccgggcctatgacagaaggcaaccacctggcagacctcgcaaccagaaatatagcttttcccctgctagaccctatcaccgcagcttcaaaattccatacacaatttcatgtcactgccgaaacactgcgcaagcggtttagcataaccagggctgaagctaggaacattgtccttagctgccaacattgctgcagcttccttcccacacctcatgttgggatcaaccccagaggtattaggcctttacaagtttggcaaatggatgtgacgcatatttcgtcttttgggaaactgaaatatgtacatgtatccgtggatacttgttcaggagtcatctttgcctccccatcgtcaggagagaaagcttcccatgtcatccagcactgccttgaggcttagagcgcatgggggttaccacagattctgaaaacagacaatggcccagcctatacctctacaaaatttgctcaattttgtcatcacatggggataaaacataacactggccttccctacaacccacaaggtcaagggattgtggaacgcacgaaccgcacgctcaaatcctatttacttaaacaaaaagggggaattgaagatataccccccacaccaaaaactgccatagccctagcacttttcactataaattttttgaatctggatgctcaaggccatacagcagcggatcgccataatcagtggccaaaagacccacaagaactagtaaaatggaaggacgtgttatctaaccaatggaagggcccggatccaatcataatcagatccaggggagctgtgtgtgttttcccccagggtgaagaaaatcccttctggatcccggagcgcctaacgaggaaagtcctaaacaaaggagatgacttcgctatacctcctgaccctgctcctgacactggagaccccgactcagggagtattgagatggggaatcctgtctgcctttcctaagcctatgcctgtccgtttcaatgcagccgtttttccgcgctttttcactactaatgctagtatgaacttgccctacttagttaaagacaccctagtagctcccctgggagaaaaccgatcctttgtaactaatgggtcattatgcttcaccactcagaatctagctggctgtatctccctgaaacagaggaaatacggatggttcagtgacataattctagaggccagtagcctccccgttatgtcagctaaatttgaagggcctaataaggaagggagcccgccctataagaacatgactatccaccagatggttctctggatcaatggcacatttgtacactctcccaggaacaattccaccgacaggcctcgtcaacccaaatatgcctcccattgtgtgggcgactatgagggagagctgtggccctggactgactgtcagtcaactttagtaacgtgggcaactgagaggcaggagtttaccatctccccagatatggagggacggccagccaatgaggcttggtggccagtaaaggtgctcgaaggcgagtttcgtcagcagctgagcatgaaccccttccataaatggatgctgtgtggagtcaatggctcgtgtaccgacctctcccccttttccgccctccagggtgggggaatcggtgtaaaaaatatcaccttttggtgcgagaataaccacatgcgcgcacactggaacatgatcatgacccataacaacgagaactacacgtgttcagcaaaatcaggtccagagtcacctaattccctttttccaccttctccagtatgcgtatgccccccatttctgtttatcttatccaatagtagctttgactcctgctccaatgaaacctgctttctgtctcagtgttgggatgcgcgtaactttaccaatgctttggtagtccgcatcccccgttgggtccctgttcccgtagacgcccctaacaccatgactctgtttcgagaaaggcgcgatttcggtgttacagccgccatagtgctcctgatctccgcgaccgcggtcgcagccaccgccgctggtatagctttagacacctccatcaaatcggctacagagctcaataaccttgcagcctcagtagcttctgccctggaccaacagtccacacttgatggcaaactgaaaggaggaataatgatcctcaatcaacgcatagatctcgtggaggaacaaatagaggtgctctggcaaatggcccaattggaatgtgagcggaaatatcgtgccctctgcatcactagcattcaatataaaaattttacacgggcagctaatctgtcacgagacctgtcccagtatctttcaggaaactggtcccaagacttcgatgggacactagaagagctgcggcgagaaattatccacatcaactccacccgtctagatatctccgtagcggaaggactctcttcctggttcctcagagctctctcccacgtcaaggagtgggcgggcatggctgggatgggcgtgttcctgcttggaggtctcatgctcttactctggttgttatgcagactccgcaaccaacataagcaggacaaggtgatccttgctcaagccctaatggcgatagacgttggcgcttctccccaagtgtggctcaacatgcttaagaaggaagcttggctttagcttgaggtagctcttgcaccctgagcccatgtggcactgcaccaggcccgagtacctcaatgcttaatcacagctttctttaagaagctcatggtgcaagagggttgagaaaaagggtccaaaccctttgtaccaagcggtcccaacgccagccagaggatgcgaggcaaagcactgcaagaggtcttggacccctctgagaggcatgcctgactgcataggggtagatgcccagaacccctctccaaaaagggggcatcaggaagtatgatggaggtcaggcctctgtctccgcctctgctggcaagttccgccttgagcttctgttagacaaaaaagggggagatgttggcagccgcgctcagaaaatagcgcccaatgcagggcagccggaaggccccgaacttcctaatgacaaatcatcccacaccactaaactacatgctaattgcgccttggcataaggaccaatgagacccaccaaatggttatgctaataaggcatatggagccgcaccaaccagatcagagcatgagaactatataagcaagcctctccttcccctctgggtcctgcccaactcatttgtttcacaaagagctgaagaataaagctttctgcagaagaatcctgctgttgttgcatgctgtccTTGCCGgtgaggacagggcacgcgacagacCTGTTGGCGGGTCAGCAGGAAAAAGGATACGCTGGTGCTAATTGTCCCCATCGCCACACCACGTAAGGCACCAGCCACTCTGTCTGGTTGGGGTGAGGCTGAAGAAGAAAAGTGAGTTACATTCACACGAATTCATCAGAGAGAATTTtagcttccttttcctctttaataccttataatattttagaatttgatGACTATAGTTCATATGTCTTCTGATGATAGAGAACATTCTTTTTTAGTCATTGCTTTGCAATGACTTACAACATAGCTATTGTCCAATGATATAACTGCATATCAACAGTTTATATGTCACCTGCCTCTGGCTCTTCAtcctggagaaataaaaaatgagcttACTAGGCTTGCAATATTTTAGGGTAATTTCAGTGTTTGCCAATTTGGAGAATACATTGTGGTTTTGTATGGTGCTTAATGGATTGTCGACTTTAATGAAATGCTATCATGTGTTACCCGCTGTATAGTATGTAGCAAAACATTCATTTGCTGTCAGGTTTGCATAATTGATATCATTGGTGACAGTTCACTGACTACTCTGGGGGTGCTAGAGCTCTGTGGCaagggctgtttttcttttttatgatgcTTGATATATAGAAACGAGTTgtgtagagaaaataaacagtaacCAAAGCAGTCAGATAATAGTTCTGCTCACATATCAGATTAACTGGGATCAGTTTTTcttcagaaagaatatttgaagtgTTATTAAATTTACTATGATCACTTGTTTGTTAAGGTCCAATTGATGTTGCATAGATGCATTGTTTTTAAATCGATTTTAATTTTACCTGAATTCAGACCTTTGTGAAGCAAACTTGGAACTCTGATTTCTAAATAAAGGACTACAGTTTAATGATGAGGGTTTCATATGGCCTTTGgggtgaaaaagaaacaaacagttGTTGACTGGGGATATGTAAAGGATTTTCAAGCAGTACTGACGGTACTCTTGATACTACTTCTGAAGAAGGGAACATAAACTTTTGTGGCACTAATTCCAACAATTGTGTAATTTTCTCTGGCAGTGCTTAGCAGCCCAGGTTTATAAGCTTAATTATATTAACAAGGCACAATGTAATCAAGAGTTAATTGTGCTTGTAAATAAAATGGGGATTCATCTCAAATTGACTCACTTTCCTGATTGCAGGAATAACTGCCTTGCTATCCATTACTTGCTGAATAAAATCTTACAGTCCTTAGCAATAATATTAGGTACTCAGTGAACACACCTGTCCCCCACTCTCCCattcataaacatttttcatCATCCTATTACACTCTTAACAATGACTATGTTCCAGTCTGCTTGCCATGCTCTTAACTGAGTGGAACTACTTACAGCTCTATGGAGAAACCCTTTTTTCTGGACTTTATGTTTTCATTCATATTTGCAGAAGACACACCTGATAGAgggctattaaaaaaaatttacaaagaactcctaaaattCACAATAAGAAAAGtgcataattaaaaaatgagtgtaactccagggggtggaatcctgaggcaaaatacctctaaaacagaaatcagtcaaagggagatattaagttaagaaacccttttatttcttacaagcagtcccatctctctcttgacctggctgcagcagctccacccaacctctctggtccagataaaccctgtcaggcccttgtaattacctattgatatgcagatgaactgtTTCTCTCCAGCTCTTGGAAACACCTGATGcgcagatacactaaagccaggttagaaattctggaaatactgcaattttacccgcaATGGGCCagagaccttaacagacacctcaccagataagatatgcagatggcatgtaaacatatgaaaattgtatgtcatcagagaagtgaaaatgaaaacaacaatgagCTACCACTATAGTCCTGTTAGAATTGCCAAAATCTGtgacactgacaccaccaaatgctggtgaggatgtagagcagCAGGACACTTTGGTGGGAATACACAGTGCTGCAGCCGCTTTGGAAGACAGTTCAGTGGTTTCTTAGACAACTAAATATACTCAACATATGATCTGGCAATCATGCTTGTTGTAAATAATCCAAAGGAGTTGAAGAAGTATCTCATCCAAAAGCCAACATACAGATGTTAAAAGCAGCTTTCTTCATACTTGCCAAAGCTTGCAAGCAACTAAGATATTCTTCAATAGGTAAATGGGTAAATAAACCATGGTACTTCGacacaatataatattat includes:
- the LOC140846123 gene encoding uncharacterized protein yields the protein MTSLYLLTLLLTLETPTQGVLRWGILSAFPKPMPVRFNAAVFPRFFTTNASMNLPYLVKDTLVAPLGENRSFVTNGSLCFTTQNLAGCISLKQRKYGWFSDIILEASSLPVMSAKFEGPNKEGSPPYKNMTIHQMVLWINGTFVHSPRNNSTDRPRQPKYASHCVGDYEGELWPWTDCQSTLVTWATERQEFTISPDMEGRPANEAWWPVKVLEGEFRQQLSMNPFHKWMLCGVNGSCTDLSPFSALQGGGIGVKNITFWCENNHMRAHWNMIMTHNNENYTCSAKSGPESPNSLFPPSPVCVCPPFLFILSNSSFDSCSNETCFLSQCWDARNFTNALVVRIPRWVPVPVDAPNTMTLFRERRDFGVTAAIVLLISATAVAATAAGIALDTSIKSATELNNLAASVASALDQQSTLDGKLKGGIMILNQRIDLVEEQIEVLWQMAQLECERKYRALCITSIQYKNFTRAANLSRDLSQYLSGNWSQDFDGTLEELRREIIHINSTRLDISVAEGLSSWFLRALSHVKEWAGMAGMGVFLLGGLMLLLWLLCRLRNQHKQDKVILAQALMAIDVGASPQVWLNMLKKEAWL